One segment of Streptomyces sp. NA02950 DNA contains the following:
- a CDS encoding two-component system response regulator, which yields MTTSASDKAGILIVDDMEENLIALEAVLGPLDQQLVRAHSGEEALKAMLRQDFAVVLLDVLMPGMDGFETAANIKRLDQTKDVPIILLTGTDADSDYAYRGYAIGAADFLTKPFDPWLLRTKVNVFLDLHRKNRQLEAQAQQLRRRLIGDRVTPSEDRFVTIAEQLASTEMLLRGADGPEADALADRVSELERAVEGLRTEAHR from the coding sequence ATGACCACCAGCGCCTCCGACAAGGCCGGAATCCTGATCGTCGACGACATGGAGGAGAACCTGATCGCGCTGGAGGCCGTGCTCGGCCCGCTCGATCAGCAGCTGGTCCGCGCCCACTCCGGTGAGGAGGCGCTGAAGGCGATGCTGCGGCAGGACTTCGCCGTGGTGCTCCTCGATGTCCTGATGCCGGGCATGGACGGCTTCGAGACCGCGGCCAACATCAAGCGGCTCGACCAGACCAAGGACGTTCCGATCATCCTGCTGACCGGGACCGACGCCGACTCGGACTACGCCTACCGCGGCTACGCGATCGGCGCCGCCGACTTCCTCACCAAACCCTTCGACCCGTGGCTGCTGCGGACGAAGGTCAATGTCTTCCTGGATCTGCACCGCAAGAACCGCCAGCTCGAGGCCCAGGCACAGCAGCTGCGACGGCGGCTGATCGGCGACCGGGTCACCCCCTCGGAGGACCGGTTCGTGACCATCGCCGAACAGCTGGCCAGTACCGAGATGCTGCTGCGCGGCGCCGACGGCCCCGAGGCGGACGCGCTGGCCGACCGGGTCTCGGAGCTGGAGCGCGCGGTGGAGGGCCTGCGCACCGAGGCCCACCGCTGA
- a CDS encoding Asp23/Gls24 family envelope stress response protein, producing MSETAPQNRPENPATEPSAATPRTLGGGPVPTRRGGGDPGSRGRTTIADGVVEKIAGMAARDVVGVHDMGGGFARTFGVVRDRVPGGSRSVARGVKAEVGEVQTALDLEIVVDYGVSIADVARAVRENVISAVERMTGLEVVEVNIAVSDVKLPDEAEESTEPRLQ from the coding sequence ATGTCCGAGACCGCACCACAGAACCGGCCCGAGAACCCCGCCACCGAGCCGTCCGCCGCCACCCCCAGGACACTGGGCGGCGGGCCCGTCCCCACCCGGCGCGGAGGGGGCGACCCCGGATCCCGGGGGCGTACCACCATCGCCGACGGTGTCGTGGAGAAGATCGCCGGGATGGCGGCCCGCGATGTGGTCGGGGTCCATGACATGGGCGGCGGTTTCGCGCGGACCTTCGGGGTCGTACGGGACCGGGTGCCGGGAGGGAGCCGGTCGGTCGCCCGCGGGGTGAAGGCCGAGGTGGGCGAGGTGCAGACCGCCCTCGACCTGGAGATCGTGGTGGATTACGGCGTCTCGATCGCCGATGTCGCCCGCGCCGTACGGGAGAACGTGATCTCCGCGGTCGAGCGGATGACGGGGCTCGAGGTGGTCGAGGTCAACATCGCGGTCAGCGATGTGAAATTGCCGGACGAAGCAGAGGAATCGACGGAGCCCAGGCTCCAGTAG
- a CDS encoding Asp23/Gls24 family envelope stress response protein — protein sequence MVEPGERGATRIADRVVAKIASQAAREALDSADTLPPHAVVAVHERVARVRVAVELGYPSDIGAQCGAVRRQVRERIGALAGMEVPEVAVTVERLHSPPLDRAERGRVR from the coding sequence GTGGTCGAACCCGGGGAGCGGGGCGCGACACGGATCGCGGACCGCGTGGTCGCGAAGATCGCCTCGCAGGCGGCGCGGGAGGCGCTGGACAGCGCGGACACGCTGCCGCCGCACGCGGTCGTCGCGGTGCACGAGCGGGTCGCACGGGTACGGGTCGCCGTCGAACTCGGCTACCCGTCGGACATCGGCGCGCAGTGCGGTGCGGTGCGCCGTCAGGTCAGGGAGCGGATCGGCGCGTTGGCGGGTATGGAGGTGCCCGAGGTGGCGGTGACGGTGGAGCGGCTGCACTCGCCGCCGCTGGACCGCGCGGAGCGGGGGAGGGTGCGATGA
- a CDS encoding DUF6286 domain-containing protein, translating into MAAYEPESGQGTGDEHRRTGRFWSARRVPAALVALAVTAAAGLLLYDVAAVRAGRTAMEWRGWLADQLATRPLDDGWVVGVAATLVVVGVWMVVLAVTPGLRGLLPMRETDGIRAGIDRGAAGLVLRDRAMEVSGVRSVRVSVGRHRVRARAQAHFRDLDDVRADLVTVLGEGIRQLGLARRPGLTVRVRRPAKG; encoded by the coding sequence ATGGCGGCGTACGAACCGGAGTCGGGCCAGGGCACCGGTGACGAGCACCGGCGCACCGGGCGGTTCTGGTCCGCGCGGCGGGTCCCGGCCGCCCTGGTCGCGCTGGCCGTCACCGCCGCGGCCGGGCTGCTGTTGTACGACGTGGCGGCGGTGCGCGCGGGCCGGACCGCGATGGAGTGGCGGGGCTGGCTCGCCGATCAGCTCGCCACCCGGCCCCTCGACGACGGTTGGGTGGTGGGTGTGGCCGCCACCCTGGTCGTGGTGGGCGTGTGGATGGTGGTGCTGGCGGTGACGCCGGGGCTGCGCGGTCTGCTGCCGATGCGGGAGACCGACGGCATCCGCGCCGGGATCGACCGCGGCGCCGCCGGACTGGTGCTGCGCGACCGGGCGATGGAGGTGTCCGGGGTGCGTTCGGTGCGGGTCTCGGTCGGCCGCCACCGCGTCCGGGCCCGGGCCCAGGCGCACTTCCGCGATCTGGACGACGTACGAGCCGATCTGGTCACGGTGCTCGGCGAGGGCATCCGGCAGCTGGGGCTCGCCCGGCGGCCCGGGCTGACCGTCCGGGTCCGGCGACCGGCGAAGGGGTGA
- the amaP gene encoding alkaline shock response membrane anchor protein AmaP produces the protein MLRIVNRVLLAVVGVVLLAVGALALAGWPPFDGRGDVVLSRADRARWRDASWWWPVVIGVLALVVLLAVWWALAQLRRRRLAEVLVETGDGEGALLRGRALEAVLAAEAEALEGVERADALLRGRRRTAPEARIGLVLEPRAEPVVTLERLRDEALEHARGSAGLARLPAEVRLRGSRHRAERAL, from the coding sequence ATGCTGCGGATCGTCAACCGGGTGCTGCTGGCGGTCGTCGGCGTGGTGCTGCTGGCCGTGGGCGCACTGGCGCTGGCCGGATGGCCGCCGTTCGACGGGCGGGGCGATGTGGTGCTGAGCCGGGCGGACCGCGCCCGCTGGCGGGACGCCTCGTGGTGGTGGCCGGTGGTCATCGGGGTGCTCGCCCTGGTCGTGCTGCTCGCGGTGTGGTGGGCGCTGGCCCAACTGCGGCGGCGCAGATTGGCGGAGGTGCTGGTGGAAACCGGCGACGGGGAGGGGGCGCTGCTGCGCGGCCGGGCCCTGGAAGCGGTGCTGGCGGCCGAGGCGGAAGCACTGGAGGGCGTCGAGCGCGCCGACGCGCTCCTGCGCGGCAGGCGCCGCACCGCCCCCGAGGCCCGGATCGGCCTGGTGCTGGAGCCCCGCGCGGAGCCGGTGGTGACGCTGGAACGGCTGAGGGACGAGGCGCTGGAGCACGCCCGGGGCTCAGCGGGGCTGGCCCGCCTACCCGCGGAGGTACGTCTGCGAGGCAGCCGGCACCGGGCGGAAAGGGCGCTGTAA
- a CDS encoding SDR family oxidoreductase: MDLGLNDRVYLVTGATRGLGLATARELVADGAKVVVTGRDADTAAATAAELGPGALGVGADNADPASAERLITTARDHFGRFDGVLISVGGPPAGPTADITDAQWRTAFESVFLGAVRLARTAAAALSPGGVIGFVLSGSVREPIPGLTVSNGLRPGLAGFAASLSREVGPLGIRVVGLLPGRIDTDRVRELDGLSGDAEAARERNAAAIPLRRYGTPEEFGRTAAFLLSPAASYVNGVMLPVDGGALHGI, translated from the coding sequence ATGGATCTTGGACTCAATGACCGGGTGTACCTCGTCACCGGAGCCACCCGCGGGCTGGGCCTGGCCACCGCGCGTGAGCTGGTCGCCGACGGCGCCAAGGTGGTCGTCACCGGGCGCGACGCGGACACCGCGGCCGCCACCGCCGCCGAACTGGGCCCCGGTGCCCTCGGGGTCGGCGCCGACAACGCCGACCCCGCCAGCGCCGAGCGGCTGATCACCACCGCCCGCGATCACTTCGGCCGCTTCGACGGGGTGCTCATCAGCGTCGGCGGGCCCCCGGCCGGGCCCACCGCCGACATCACCGACGCCCAGTGGCGGACCGCGTTCGAGTCGGTCTTCCTCGGCGCGGTCCGGCTGGCGCGCACCGCCGCCGCGGCGCTCTCCCCCGGCGGCGTGATCGGCTTCGTGCTGTCCGGGTCCGTACGGGAGCCGATCCCGGGCCTGACCGTCTCCAACGGGCTGCGCCCGGGGCTGGCCGGGTTCGCCGCGTCGCTCTCGCGGGAGGTCGGCCCGCTGGGCATCCGGGTCGTCGGCCTCCTCCCGGGCCGGATCGACACCGACCGGGTGCGGGAGCTGGACGGCCTGTCGGGGGACGCGGAGGCGGCGCGCGAGCGGAACGCCGCGGCGATCCCGCTGCGGCGGTACGGCACGCCCGAGGAGTTCGGCAGGACGGCGGCGTTCCTGCTCTCCCCCGCGGCCTCCTACGTCAACGGCGTGATGCTCCCGGTGGACGGCGGCGCCCTGCACGGCATCTGA
- a CDS encoding glycoside hydrolase family 15 protein — translation MSQRIDDYALIGDHQTAALVGRDGSIDWLCLPRFDSAACFAALLGDRDNGHWRLAPRGAGDCTRRSYLEDSLALESVWETESGTVKVIDFMPQRDRAPDVVRIVEGVSGSVEMHGVLRLRFDYGHVIPWVRRADGHRIAVAGPDSVWLRSEPEVHTYGKDFSTRSEFTVSAGEKVAFVLTWHPSHEPRPRLVDPHQALRSSLEDWRSWAARCGYRGPYRDAVMRSLITLKALTYAPTGGIVAAPTASLPERPGGVRNWDYRYCWLRDSTLTLNALLSAGYRDEAVAWRDWLLRAVAGDPAELQIMYGLGGERRIHEHELDWLEGFAHSSPVRVGNGAVAQRQLDVYGEVLDTLHLARVAGLPAEPHAWRIQSALMDFLESAWRDPDEGLWEVRGPRRHFVHSKVMAWVAADRAVRAVETHPDLSGDANRWRAMRDAVHREVCEKGYDPARATFTQSYGSTELDAATLLIPRVGFLPATDPRVTGTIDAVRRELSEDGLIRRYTTDGDTNVDGLPGREAAFIACSFWLADALQLTGRRKDARALFERLLDLRNDVGLLAEEYDPAGGRMLGNFPQAFSHIGLVGTALTLAEDTTAD, via the coding sequence GTGTCTCAGCGCATCGACGACTATGCCCTCATCGGGGACCACCAGACCGCTGCCCTGGTCGGCCGGGACGGCTCGATCGACTGGTTGTGCCTGCCCCGCTTCGACTCGGCGGCCTGTTTCGCCGCGCTCCTCGGCGACCGTGACAACGGCCACTGGCGGCTGGCCCCCCGGGGCGCGGGCGACTGCACCCGCCGGAGCTATCTCGAGGACTCCCTGGCCCTGGAGTCCGTCTGGGAGACGGAGTCCGGCACCGTCAAGGTGATCGACTTCATGCCGCAGCGCGACCGGGCGCCCGATGTGGTCCGTATCGTCGAGGGCGTCTCCGGCAGCGTGGAGATGCACGGCGTCCTCCGGCTGCGGTTCGACTACGGGCATGTGATCCCCTGGGTGCGCCGGGCCGACGGCCACCGGATCGCGGTCGCCGGACCCGACTCGGTCTGGCTGCGCTCGGAGCCGGAGGTGCACACCTACGGCAAGGACTTCAGCACCCGCTCGGAGTTCACCGTCTCCGCCGGGGAGAAGGTGGCCTTCGTACTCACCTGGCACCCCTCCCACGAGCCCCGGCCCCGGCTCGTCGACCCGCACCAGGCGCTGCGCTCCAGCCTCGAGGACTGGCGCTCCTGGGCCGCCCGGTGCGGCTACCGGGGCCCGTACCGGGACGCCGTGATGCGTTCCCTGATCACGCTCAAGGCGCTCACCTACGCGCCCACCGGCGGGATCGTCGCAGCCCCCACCGCCTCCCTGCCCGAGCGGCCGGGCGGAGTACGCAACTGGGACTACCGCTACTGCTGGCTGCGGGACTCCACCCTCACCCTGAACGCGCTGCTGTCCGCCGGATACCGCGACGAGGCCGTCGCCTGGCGCGACTGGCTGCTGCGGGCGGTGGCGGGCGACCCCGCCGAGCTCCAGATCATGTACGGCCTCGGCGGCGAGCGCCGCATACACGAGCACGAGCTCGACTGGCTGGAGGGGTTCGCGCACTCCTCCCCCGTCCGGGTGGGCAACGGCGCGGTGGCACAGCGCCAGCTCGACGTCTACGGCGAGGTCCTGGACACCCTGCACCTGGCGCGGGTCGCCGGGCTGCCCGCCGAACCGCACGCCTGGCGGATCCAGAGCGCGCTGATGGACTTCCTGGAGTCCGCCTGGCGGGACCCCGACGAGGGGCTGTGGGAGGTCCGCGGACCGCGCCGCCACTTCGTCCACTCCAAGGTGATGGCCTGGGTCGCGGCCGACCGCGCGGTGCGCGCCGTCGAGACCCACCCCGACCTGAGCGGGGACGCGAACCGGTGGCGGGCGATGCGCGACGCGGTCCACCGCGAGGTGTGCGAGAAGGGCTACGACCCCGCGCGCGCCACCTTCACCCAGTCCTACGGCTCCACCGAGCTGGACGCGGCGACGCTGCTCATCCCCCGCGTCGGCTTCCTGCCCGCCACCGACCCCCGGGTCACCGGCACCATCGACGCGGTCCGCCGCGAGCTGAGCGAGGACGGTCTGATCCGCCGCTACACCACCGACGGCGACACCAACGTGGACGGGCTCCCCGGCCGCGAGGCCGCCTTCATCGCCTGTTCCTTCTGGCTCGCCGACGCGCTCCAGCTCACCGGCCGCCGCAAGGACGCCCGCGCCCTCTTCGAGCGGCTGCTCGACCTCCGCAACGACGTGGGGCTGCTGGCCGAGGAGTACGACCCGGCCGGCGGCCGGATGCTGGGCAACTTCCCCCAGGCGTTCAGCCATATCGGTCTGGTCGGCACCGCCCTTACTCTCGCCGAGGACACCACGGCAGACTGA
- a CDS encoding SURF1 family protein, protein MYRFLLTRQWVILTLVGLVMIPTMVRLGFWQLHRHEHRVAQNHLIGDNLKAPAVPVTGLTAPGRTVPREDTWRTVRATGTYDTAHEVVVRQRTGSDEQSIGYFVLTPLTLPGGRAVLINRGWIPAGTDLTRYPEVPAAPSGEVTVTGRLKADETTAGSGIKDKPGLPARQVMLINSERQAKELSRPVLGGYIELTSSSPKGTKQPEPVAAPDHSSIGPHMAYAIQWWLFASGVPIGWVVLVRRERRDRAAESASKAPSEKIPAAAGAE, encoded by the coding sequence GTGTACCGCTTTCTGTTGACCCGGCAGTGGGTGATCCTCACGCTGGTAGGGCTCGTCATGATCCCCACCATGGTCCGGCTGGGGTTCTGGCAGCTCCACCGCCATGAGCACCGGGTCGCGCAGAACCATCTGATCGGGGACAACCTGAAGGCCCCCGCGGTGCCCGTCACCGGCCTCACCGCCCCCGGCCGCACCGTCCCCCGCGAGGACACCTGGCGCACCGTGCGAGCCACCGGCACCTACGACACCGCCCATGAGGTCGTGGTCCGCCAGCGCACCGGCTCCGACGAGCAGTCCATCGGCTACTTCGTCCTCACCCCGCTGACGCTCCCCGGCGGCCGGGCCGTCCTGATCAACCGCGGCTGGATCCCGGCGGGCACGGACCTCACCCGCTACCCCGAGGTCCCCGCCGCCCCCTCCGGCGAGGTCACCGTCACCGGCCGTCTCAAGGCCGACGAGACCACCGCCGGCAGCGGGATCAAGGACAAGCCGGGGCTGCCCGCACGGCAGGTCATGCTGATCAACAGCGAACGGCAGGCCAAGGAGCTGTCCCGGCCGGTGCTGGGCGGCTACATCGAGCTGACCTCGTCCTCCCCCAAGGGCACCAAGCAGCCCGAGCCGGTCGCCGCGCCGGACCACAGCAGCATCGGCCCCCATATGGCCTACGCGATCCAGTGGTGGCTGTTCGCGTCCGGGGTGCCCATCGGCTGGGTGGTCCTGGTCCGGCGTGAGCGCCGGGACCGCGCCGCCGAGAGCGCCTCCAAGGCCCCGTCGGAGAAGATCCCGGCCGCCGCCGGGGCGGAGTAG
- a CDS encoding DEDDh family exonuclease — translation MLEDPTEAAPQLPSPSLWPPGYPQGYAVVDVETTGLARDDRIVSAAVYRLDARGTVEDHWYTLVNPQRDPGPVWIHGLTRETLADAPLFPEIAGELAERLDGRVLVAHNAVFDWSMLAREYARAKSAAPVRQRLCTIALSKELGLPLPNHKLESLAAHYGVVQERAHHALDDARVLAEAFRPSLRLAAEAGLRLPLLACQPLTEWSDGPSGGIGRQRSYRPTSWRPSRKRPACPYPNPGRYEPGGALVQGMRVAFSGDTSVDRELLEDRAVDAGLHVATSVSRLTSLLVTNDPESATSKTTKARSFGTPVIDEAAFMQLLQDVTPAPPTNR, via the coding sequence ATGCTCGAGGACCCCACGGAAGCCGCACCGCAGCTCCCATCGCCATCCCTGTGGCCGCCCGGTTATCCGCAGGGGTACGCGGTCGTCGACGTCGAGACCACCGGTCTCGCCCGCGACGATCGGATCGTGTCGGCCGCGGTCTACCGGCTCGACGCCCGGGGCACCGTGGAGGACCACTGGTACACGCTGGTCAACCCGCAGCGCGATCCGGGCCCGGTGTGGATCCACGGGCTGACGCGGGAGACGCTGGCCGACGCCCCGCTCTTCCCGGAGATCGCCGGTGAACTGGCCGAGCGGCTGGACGGCCGGGTGCTGGTCGCGCACAACGCCGTCTTCGACTGGTCGATGCTGGCCCGCGAGTACGCCCGCGCCAAGAGCGCGGCCCCGGTGCGGCAGCGGCTGTGCACCATCGCCCTCTCCAAGGAGCTGGGGCTGCCGCTGCCCAACCACAAGCTGGAGTCACTGGCAGCGCACTACGGGGTGGTGCAGGAGCGCGCCCACCACGCCCTGGACGACGCCCGGGTGCTTGCCGAGGCGTTCCGGCCGAGCCTCCGGCTGGCCGCCGAGGCGGGGCTGCGGCTGCCCCTGCTGGCCTGTCAGCCGCTGACCGAGTGGTCCGACGGACCGTCGGGCGGTATCGGCCGTCAGCGCTCGTACCGGCCCACGAGCTGGCGCCCCAGCCGCAAGCGGCCCGCCTGCCCGTACCCCAACCCGGGGCGCTACGAGCCGGGCGGCGCGCTGGTGCAGGGGATGCGGGTGGCGTTCTCCGGGGACACCTCGGTCGACCGCGAACTGCTGGAGGACCGGGCCGTGGACGCCGGACTGCACGTGGCCACCAGTGTGTCCCGGCTCACCAGCCTGCTGGTCACCAACGATCCGGAGTCGGCCACCTCCAAGACCACCAAGGCCCGGTCCTTCGGCACACCGGTCATCGACGAGGCGGCCTTCATGCAGCTCCTCCAGGACGTCACTCCCGCACCGCCGACAAACAGGTGA
- a CDS encoding S8 family serine peptidase, with translation MTSRRPSLPLRTAAIPAAMALTTALAFLPATANALARDGHAPAATPAAADGPSMSYVVNTRPGHHDSSRVRKAIARAGGTVVVAYDRIGVLVVHSANPDFAKTVRAVRGVASAGATRTAPLTAQSTTDVGTPQVLTEREEKAAAAKATAGQDPLEPLQWDLPAIKADKAHEKSLGSPKVTVGVIDTGVDDTHPDLAPNFDRKASVNCVGGKPDTSDGAWRPSAQESPHGTHVAGEIAAAKNGVGVTGVAPGVKVSGIKVSTTAGFFYTEAVVCGFMWAAEHGVDVTNNSYYTDPWYFNCTTDPDQKALVDAITRATRYAEGKGVVNVAAAGNENYDLTADSITDSSSPNDTTPGDRNVDPGVCLDIPTQLPGVVTVSATGAKGLKSSFSNYGLGIVDIAAPGGDSTAYQRPEPPATSGLIYNTLPGGKYGYMAGTSMASPHVAGVAALIKSTHPYASARQVKSLLAHQADDTACPNPYDIDGDGKVDAVCEGDKRYNGFYGAGIADALDAVEK, from the coding sequence ATGACGTCGCGCCGCCCCTCCCTGCCGCTGCGCACCGCCGCGATACCCGCCGCCATGGCGCTCACCACCGCGCTGGCCTTCCTCCCGGCCACCGCGAACGCCCTCGCGCGGGACGGCCACGCCCCGGCCGCGACCCCGGCCGCCGCCGACGGTCCGTCGATGAGCTATGTCGTCAACACCCGCCCGGGGCACCACGATTCGTCCCGTGTCCGCAAGGCCATCGCCCGGGCCGGGGGCACCGTGGTGGTCGCGTACGACCGGATCGGCGTGCTCGTCGTCCACTCCGCCAACCCCGACTTCGCCAAGACCGTCCGCGCGGTCCGCGGGGTCGCCTCGGCCGGTGCCACCCGCACCGCCCCGCTGACCGCGCAGTCCACCACCGATGTGGGCACCCCGCAGGTACTGACCGAGCGGGAGGAGAAGGCCGCGGCGGCGAAGGCCACGGCCGGTCAGGACCCGCTGGAGCCGCTCCAGTGGGACCTTCCGGCGATCAAGGCGGACAAGGCGCACGAGAAGAGCCTGGGCAGTCCGAAGGTGACCGTCGGGGTCATCGACACCGGAGTGGACGACACCCATCCCGACCTCGCGCCCAACTTCGACCGCAAGGCCTCGGTGAACTGTGTGGGGGGCAAGCCGGACACCTCCGACGGCGCCTGGCGGCCGAGCGCGCAGGAGAGCCCGCACGGCACCCATGTCGCCGGTGAGATCGCGGCCGCGAAGAACGGCGTCGGGGTCACCGGTGTCGCCCCCGGCGTCAAGGTCTCCGGCATCAAGGTGTCCACGACCGCCGGGTTCTTCTACACCGAGGCGGTCGTCTGCGGCTTCATGTGGGCCGCCGAACACGGTGTGGACGTCACCAACAACAGTTATTACACCGACCCGTGGTACTTCAACTGCACCACCGACCCGGACCAGAAGGCGCTGGTGGACGCCATCACCCGGGCGACGCGGTACGCGGAGGGCAAGGGCGTGGTCAACGTGGCCGCGGCGGGCAACGAGAACTACGACCTCACCGCGGACTCGATCACCGACTCCTCCAGCCCGAACGACACCACCCCCGGTGACCGGAATGTGGACCCCGGCGTCTGCCTGGACATCCCGACCCAGCTGCCGGGTGTGGTCACCGTGTCGGCCACCGGCGCCAAGGGGCTGAAGTCCTCGTTCTCCAACTACGGTCTGGGGATCGTCGACATCGCGGCCCCGGGCGGTGACAGCACCGCCTACCAGAGGCCCGAGCCCCCGGCAACCAGCGGTCTGATCTACAACACCCTGCCCGGCGGCAAGTACGGCTACATGGCGGGCACCTCGATGGCCTCCCCGCATGTCGCGGGTGTCGCGGCCCTCATCAAGAGCACCCACCCGTACGCGTCGGCCCGGCAGGTGAAGTCGCTGCTGGCGCACCAGGCCGATGACACCGCCTGCCCGAACCCGTACGACATCGACGGCGACGGCAAGGTCGACGCGGTGTGCGAGGGCGACAAGCGGTACAACGGCTTCTACGGCGCGGGCATCGCCGACGCCCTGGACGCCGTCGAGAAGTGA
- a CDS encoding DUF485 domain-containing protein, which translates to MDTAPASDRPGDQLKKDHSFYTEVQASAEFGELRGAHRSFAFPLTIAFVSWYLLYVLLSNYADGFMATKVVGNINVALVLGLAQFLTTFLIAWWYSRHAAAKLDPRADALKARLEGDDA; encoded by the coding sequence GTGGATACCGCACCGGCCAGCGATCGCCCCGGCGATCAGCTGAAGAAAGATCACTCTTTTTACACCGAGGTGCAAGCGAGTGCGGAGTTCGGCGAACTGCGCGGTGCGCACCGCTCGTTCGCCTTCCCGCTCACCATCGCGTTCGTCAGCTGGTACCTGCTCTACGTCCTGCTGTCGAACTACGCGGACGGCTTCATGGCCACCAAGGTCGTCGGCAACATCAACGTGGCCCTGGTCCTGGGACTCGCCCAGTTCCTGACCACCTTCCTGATCGCCTGGTGGTACTCCCGGCACGCCGCCGCCAAGCTGGACCCGCGCGCCGACGCCCTCAAGGCCCGCCTGGAGGGGGACGACGCATGA
- a CDS encoding cation acetate symporter has protein sequence MSAPTYLLAAESASDNRPLIITLFTVFVLATLGITVWAGRQTKDATDFYAGGRQFSGFQNGLAISGDYMSAASFLGIAGAIALAGYDGFLYSIGFLVAWLVALLLVAEPLRNSGRYTMGDVLAYRMRQRPVRTAAGTSTIVVSIFYLLAQMAGAGVLVSLLLGITSEAGKILIVVLVGVVMILYVSIGGMKGTTWVQMVKAVLLIAGTLLITFLVLLKFHFNVSDLLGEAAKNSGLGKEFLEPGQKYGVNATTKLDFISLGIALVLGTAGLPHILIRFYTVPTAKAARKSVNWAIGIIGGFYLMTIALGFGAAALLNRDDIIASNKAGNTAAPLLAEEIGGGADSTGGAILLAVISAVAFATILAVVAGLTLASSSSFAHDLYANVIRKGQASQKEEIAAARWATVGIGIVAVVLGVFARDLNVAGLVALAFAVAASANLPTILYSLFWKRFTTQGALWSIYGGLVSSVFLVLFSPVVSGKETSMFPDVDFHWFPLENPGLISIPLGFLLGWLGTVVSKEESDPKKYAELEVRSLTGYGAH, from the coding sequence ATGAGTGCCCCGACCTACCTCCTGGCCGCCGAGAGCGCCTCGGACAACCGGCCGCTGATCATCACGCTCTTCACGGTCTTCGTCCTGGCCACCCTCGGCATCACCGTGTGGGCGGGCCGCCAGACCAAGGACGCCACCGACTTCTACGCGGGCGGCCGCCAGTTCTCCGGCTTCCAGAACGGGCTCGCCATCTCCGGCGACTACATGTCCGCCGCGTCCTTCCTGGGCATCGCCGGGGCCATCGCGCTCGCCGGATACGACGGCTTCCTGTACTCGATCGGCTTCCTGGTCGCCTGGCTGGTGGCGCTGCTGCTGGTCGCCGAACCGCTGCGCAACTCCGGCCGGTACACGATGGGCGACGTCCTCGCCTACCGGATGCGCCAGCGCCCGGTGCGCACCGCCGCGGGCACCTCCACCATCGTCGTCTCGATCTTCTATCTGCTGGCCCAGATGGCCGGTGCCGGTGTGCTGGTCTCGCTGCTCCTGGGCATCACCAGCGAGGCCGGGAAGATCCTCATCGTCGTCCTGGTCGGCGTGGTGATGATCCTCTACGTCTCCATCGGCGGAATGAAGGGCACCACCTGGGTGCAGATGGTCAAGGCCGTGCTGCTGATCGCGGGCACCCTGCTGATCACCTTCCTGGTGCTGCTGAAGTTCCACTTCAACGTCTCCGACCTGCTGGGTGAGGCGGCCAAGAACAGCGGACTGGGCAAGGAGTTCCTGGAGCCGGGGCAGAAGTACGGCGTCAACGCCACCACCAAGCTGGACTTCATCTCCCTCGGCATCGCCCTGGTGCTCGGCACCGCGGGACTGCCGCACATCCTCATCCGCTTCTACACCGTGCCCACCGCCAAGGCCGCCCGTAAGTCGGTGAACTGGGCGATCGGCATCATCGGCGGCTTCTACCTGATGACCATCGCGCTCGGCTTCGGCGCCGCCGCGCTGCTGAACCGCGACGACATCATCGCCTCGAACAAGGCGGGCAACACCGCGGCCCCGCTGCTCGCCGAGGAGATCGGCGGCGGAGCGGACTCCACCGGGGGCGCCATCCTGCTCGCGGTGATCTCCGCGGTGGCGTTCGCGACCATCCTCGCCGTCGTCGCCGGGCTCACCCTCGCCTCCTCGTCCTCCTTCGCCCACGACCTGTACGCCAATGTCATCCGCAAGGGCCAGGCATCGCAGAAGGAGGAGATCGCGGCCGCCCGCTGGGCCACCGTCGGCATCGGCATCGTCGCCGTGGTCCTCGGGGTCTTCGCACGCGATCTCAATGTGGCCGGACTCGTGGCGCTCGCCTTCGCCGTCGCCGCCTCCGCGAACCTCCCCACCATCCTCTACAGCCTGTTCTGGAAACGGTTCACCACCCAGGGCGCCCTGTGGTCCATCTACGGCGGGCTGGTCTCCTCCGTCTTCCTGGTGCTCTTCTCGCCGGTCGTCTCCGGCAAGGAGACCTCGATGTTCCCGGACGTCGACTTCCACTGGTTCCCGCTGGAGAACCCCGGCCTGATCTCCATCCCGCTGGGCTTCCTGCTCGGCTGGCTGGGCACCGTGGTCTCCAAGGAGGAGTCGGACCCGAAGAAGTACGCGGAGCTGGAGGTCCGCTCGCTCACCGGATACGGCGCGCACTGA